The Bdellovibrio bacteriovorus W nucleotide sequence TTTGATCAAGAGCAAAGAACACAGATCGGGGAGTCATAATATCAGAGACATAGATTTTATCCAGCATCAGAAGATTTTTGATAATGCTAGATTCTTTTCCTTTAAGCGTACCCTCTTCAGCGCCGATCTCGGCAGTCATCAGAATTTCTTCACGACTGACTTCGGGATCGTCCGAGTTTTTAGAGAAGATCTTCCCAAGCCACTCTGACATCCTTACTAATGGATAAAGCAAGATGATCATTGCTTGAATGCTGTAAGCAGAAAACGAAAGCAAAGACTTCCAGTGAGAAGCGCCAATAGATTTAGGGATAATCTCTGATAGAACTAGAATCAAGAATGTGAGTACGAAGGAGGCGATCGTCACCATTTCGTTGCCATAGACGACTTGGACTTGATGGGCAACGGCTGCAGAGCCCATTGTATGGGCTAAAGTATTTAAAGTCAGAATCGCAGCAATAGGTCTATCGAGATTTTCTTTTAAGTGCTCTAACAAGATAGCTGAGCGCTTATTCTCTTTAACAAGAACAGCGATATAAGCTGATGTAGAAGTCAGAAGGACAGCTTCTAAAATCGAACACAAAAAAGAAATGGCAATTGTGACTACGGTAAAAACTAAAATGAGGGTCATAGGGCTAACTTACGCCTGTGATATTTCATAGGGCTCTATGATATCACCCCGCACTGGGGGGATGTCTATGAAAACACGAGGCGGCAGCGTGAAATTCGTGGTTCAAAACGAATATATTTGTTTTGACACCTTTGAATGTGGCTTTTCTTCTGGAATTTGAAAATAGGTAAATACCGCTCCCTCTGGGTGGCGATATTTGGCGCAACGTGATAAACATCCCCTGCAATAATTAACTCATTAAGGGGATTACCGATGAAGTCCATTTTGGCGGCTCTTTTAGTATGCTTTACTTTGACGACGGTTGCTCAAGCTTCAAGCTTTTCATACGGAGCAGATATCGCGAAAAAATCTAATAAAAAATCTGAACCAGCTCCTGGGGATGAAAGACGCGGTGGTGGAGAAGAGTCTGATCCACGTGAAGAAACTTACGAAGGTAACGAGCGCGGTGGCGGTTCATTTGACGGTGGTGGTTACTCTGGTGGTGACGATCGTGGCGGTGGTTACTGGGATGGTGGTGGCAACGGTGGCGGTATGGCTGGAGAGATCTTCTACGTGCCAAACGGTAAGACTTATCCAGTAACAACAAATGTTAAAACAGAAGATCGCGGTGATGTCATTGTTCAAACTATCGTTGAGCATGAAGATATCGACGCTTCTGAAACTTGCACTACAATCACTGAAAGAGTGATTGATAAGAAAACTCAAAAAGTGATTTCTTCAAACACTAGAGAGTTCTGCAATCGTTGGCCGTTATAAGCTATATGATTTAAAATTGAATTCGAAGAAAGCTCCAAGGAAACTTGGGGCTTTTTTTTTATTCTTATTTTTGCAAAAAAAAGAGGAAGCCAGATGGCTTCCTCTTTTCATTGAAGAATAGTCTTTAAAAGAATTACTTCTGCTCAGCTGCGCGCTTAGCTTGGTATTTCTTCGCAAGTTCTTCCTGAATGTTACGAGGTACTGGAGCATATTTAGAGAACTCCATAGAGAACTCGCCCTTACCTTTAGTTACAGAACGTAGATCCGTTGCGTAACCGAACATTTCAGTCAATGGAACTTCAGCTTCGATAACGCAGTTACCTTCAAACGCTGTTGTACCAGTGATAGAACCACGGCGTTGGTTGATTTGGCCAACCGCTGCACCTTGATATTCATCTGGAACTGTAGTTTCAAGCTTCATAAGAGGCTCAAGAACAGTTGGTTTCGCGTTAGAGTAAATCTCACGAAGAGCCGCCATACCAGCAATTTTAAACGCCATGTATGAAGAGTCGACGTCATGGTAAGCACCGTCTTCAAGAACTACGTTTACGCCAACAATCGGGAATCCGATAAGTGGACCTTTAACCGTTTGCTCTTTGAAACCTTCTTCAACCGCAGGGATGAATTCCTTAGGAATACGACCACCGACAACTTTGTTTTCGAATTTGAAAACAGCACCGTCTTCTTGAGGCTCAAGAGGAGTGATTTTACCAACGATTTTCGCGAACTGACCAGAACCACCTGTTTGCTTTTTATGAGTGTAGTCAAACGCTGCCTCAGCAGAGATTGTCTCACGGTAAGCAACTTGCGGTTGACCAACGATCACGTCACAGTTGAATTCACGCTTCATACGCTCGATGTAGATCTCAAGGTGAAGCTCGCCCATACCAGAGATGATTGTTTCGTTAGATTCTTCATCACGGTGTACGCGGAATGTAGGGTCTTCTTTACGGAACTTTTGAAGTGCCTTAGAGAAGTTGTTCGCACCAGATTTATCTTTTGGCGCAACTGCCAAGCTGATAACTGAATCTGGAACGTGCATTGATTGCATAGAAGCATGGATTCTATCGTCACAGAATGTATCACCAGAAGCACAGTCAATACCAAATAGAGCAACGATGTCACCAGCGTATGCCACGTCGATATCTTCCATTTTCTCAGAGTGCATACGAACCAAACGAGGAATCTTAACAGATTTCTTAGAAGACTGGTTGATGATGAACTCACCTTTACCAAGTTTACCTTGGTAAACACGCATGTACGTCAACTGACCAAACGGAGTCTCTTGAAGTTTAAATGCAAGAGCAACAGTTGGTAGGTTGCTGTCTGGAGTAAGGTCAAACTTCTCTTCGTTCTTATCAAGATCAAGAGCGTGCTCTTTTTTCTCGGCAGGAGACGGAAGGTAATAAGTAACCGCGTCCATAAGTCTTTGGATACCTTTGTTTTTAAACGCAGATCCACAAAGAACCGGAACGATTTTCAAACCAATTGTGCCTTTACGAAGAGCTGCGCGCAACTCTTCAACAGTTGGCTCTTCTTCCATAAGGAATTTCTCTTCGATTGTAGAATCGATGTCAGCAAGTTTACCGATCATGATTTGACGGTATTCTTTAGCTTGTTCAACTAGGTCCGCAGGGATTTCACCACGCGTAACTGTTTCACCAGATTCACCTTCGTTGATGTATGAACACATCTCAACAAGGTCAACGTGACCTCTGTGCTGATCTTCTAAACCGATCGGAATAGTGATCATAGCCGCATTCAAGTGAAGCTTCTCTTTAAGAGCTTCAACAACGCGGAATGGATTCGCACCTTGGCGGTCCAATTTGTTAACGAATGCAAGACGAGGTACATTGTAACGCTTCATCTGGCGGTCAACAGTGATTGACTGAGACTGAACGCCCGCAACACCGCAAAGAAGAAGGATCGCACCGTCAAGAACGCGAAGAGAACGCTCAACTTCAACTGTGAAGTCCACGTGCCCCGGTGTATCGATTAGGTTTAGAGTATAATCTTTCCACTGAACTTGAGTTGCAGCAGACGCGATCGTGATACCCTTTTCTCTCTCTAGATCCATGGAGTCCATTGTTGCACCAACGCCATCTTTACCACGAACTTCGTGGATCGCGTGGATTCTTCCTCCATAGAACAAAATACGCTCAGACGTAGTCGTTTTTCCCGAGTCGATGTGAGCCGAGATACCGATATTTCTGACCATATCAATATTCCATTTTTTGGACATAACTTACCCTTCTTGATTGATCGTTTTAACAGTGTGGGACTGAGAGGGTTTGGTAACCTTCAAAAGTCCTTAGACAACTGATTTTATTTAGTTACTTTAAAAGTAATTGGAAGTATCACCAATTATATTTAAGTGCAAAAGTCTAGATCATTATCGCGACGCGTAAAAGCCTCCGAAATGGCGTTTTCTAACGTAGTATCGAGCGATGTTAGAACTTCAAAAAATCCTTCAGCAGAACTTTCCATTTCAAACTTTTCGTGGCGAACAAGAGCAGATTTTAACAAGAATTTGGGCCAATGAAAACCTCTTGGCTTTGATGCCAACGGGAATGGGAAAATCTCTCTGTTTTCAGTTTCCAGCGAAAGTCCGAGAAGGGCTCGTTATTGTGATTTCTCCTCTTATTGCCCTTATGCAGGATCAGGTCGACAAAGCTCAAAAACTTGGAATTTCAGCTACTTGCTTAAATTCTGGGCTTAGCCGAGATGAGCGCCTTTCTAGGCAGAGACGCATTCAGGAGGGGGAGTATAAGCTTCTTTATGTGACCCCAGAGCGTTTTCGTAAGGCAGAATTTTTACAGGCGATCGAAGGCCGCAAGGTGCAGCTTTTGGCGGTGGATGAGGCCCATTGTATTTCTCAGTGGGGTCACGACTTTCGCCCCGACTACTCACGCGTTGGAGAGTTCCGTGCCCTTTTAGGAAATCCTCCGACGGTGGCACTCACGGCGACAGCTACTCCCGAAGTGCAAAAAGATATTCTTGCAAAGCTGCACATCCCTGAAGCACTAATTATTTCCGGAGGGATCGAAAGGCCCAATCTTTCTTTAAACGTACATGATGTTTATGGGCTTGATGAAAAAGTTCGCGCCATTGCGGGGCTAAGGCACGGTACAGATGGCTCCGCCATTGTATATTGCTCTCTGATTCAGACGTTAAAAAAAATCTCCTATCAGCTTCATCGACTTGGTATCGGTCACTATGTTTATCATGGCGACTTAAGCCCTCAGGATCGTAAGCGCAATCAACGACGCTTTATCGAAGATGAAAATTCTTTGATGCTCGCAACTCCTGCATTTGGTTTGGGGATTGATAAGGCTAATGTGCGTTTGTTGATCCATGCGGAAACTCCCAATGCCTTAGAGTCTTACTTTCAAGAAGTGGGGCGAGCTGGTCGAGACGGTGTGGATTCAAGTTGTCATCTTCTCTATGACGAGGACGATGTTAGTATTCAAATGGAATTTTTAAAATGGTCCCATCCTGAACCTGCGTTTATTACGTCGGTCTATCACTTGATAAATGACAATCGTCTACGTGTTGACCAAGAGGGATTTGATTTTTTACGAGAACAACTGAACTTTCGTAATCGCCGCGACTTTCGCGCCGAAGCTGCTGTTAATATATTAGAGCGCTGGGGCTGTCTTGAAAAATCAGAGGACCCATTTCCATTTCGCTGCGTTCATGAACCGACGGATGAGCAGTTTCAATTGGAAAATGGTGCAGAGGTTTTAAAAGCTCAAAACCTCAAGCTCCTTCAGATGGTTCAGTGGGCAACGCAAGATTCAGAGTGTCGGATGAATATGATTTATAAATACTTTGGACATCAGCAAGAAGAACCATGTGGGAAGTGCGATGTCTGTAAGAACTCTTAATTAAGGAGAAGATCTTATGAAGGGCGTTTTAGTTTTATTCTCACTAGTCTTCGTATTAAGTGCAGAGGCACAAAAAGGGAAACCGCAAAAACTACCTCTTGATAAGATTCAACTGCCCCAAGGTTTTGCGATTGAGGTGTTCGCCGAAGTTCCTAATGCAAGGTCACTGGCACAGACTGAGGATGGGCGAATCATTGTTGGCAACCGAACAGGTGGTTCTGTTTCAATGGTGACTGAAGGAAAAGTGCAAACATTGGTCGATGGTTTGAAGGTTCCGAATGGAGTTGCTGTTAAGGGCGATAAACTGTTTGTGGCTGAAGTTTCAAGAATTCTTGAATACGTACTGCCTGCTAAACTTGATAAACCACTTCAGGCAATGAGAGAACTTCCTGTGAAGTTTCCTAGCGACCCTCATCATGGCTGGAAATTTAT carries:
- a CDS encoding elongation factor G (COG0480 Translation elongation factors (GTPases)) produces the protein MSKKWNIDMVRNIGISAHIDSGKTTTSERILFYGGRIHAIHEVRGKDGVGATMDSMDLEREKGITIASAATQVQWKDYTLNLIDTPGHVDFTVEVERSLRVLDGAILLLCGVAGVQSQSITVDRQMKRYNVPRLAFVNKLDRQGANPFRVVEALKEKLHLNAAMITIPIGLEDQHRGHVDLVEMCSYINEGESGETVTRGEIPADLVEQAKEYRQIMIGKLADIDSTIEEKFLMEEEPTVEELRAALRKGTIGLKIVPVLCGSAFKNKGIQRLMDAVTYYLPSPAEKKEHALDLDKNEEKFDLTPDSNLPTVALAFKLQETPFGQLTYMRVYQGKLGKGEFIINQSSKKSVKIPRLVRMHSEKMEDIDVAYAGDIVALFGIDCASGDTFCDDRIHASMQSMHVPDSVISLAVAPKDKSGANNFSKALQKFRKEDPTFRVHRDEESNETIISGMGELHLEIYIERMKREFNCDVIVGQPQVAYRETISAEAAFDYTHKKQTGGSGQFAKIVGKITPLEPQEDGAVFKFENKVVGGRIPKEFIPAVEEGFKEQTVKGPLIGFPIVGVNVVLEDGAYHDVDSSYMAFKIAGMAALREIYSNAKPTVLEPLMKLETTVPDEYQGAAVGQINQRRGSITGTTAFEGNCVIEAEVPLTEMFGYATDLRSVTKGKGEFSMEFSKYAPVPRNIQEELAKKYQAKRAAEQK
- a CDS encoding Mg2+ and Co2+ transporter (COG1253 Hemolysins and related proteins containing CBS domains) — its product is MTLILVFTVVTIAISFLCSILEAVLLTSTSAYIAVLVKENKRSAILLEHLKENLDRPIAAILTLNTLAHTMGSAAVAHQVQVVYGNEMVTIASFVLTFLILVLSEIIPKSIGASHWKSLLSFSAYSIQAMIILLYPLVRMSEWLGKIFSKNSDDPEVSREEILMTAEIGAEEGTLKGKESSIIKNLLMLDKIYVSDIMTPRSVFFALDQKLSVEEVFAKYKPLRFSRIPVYSESLDNITGMTFRYKIHEALSNDQHEKPISEMVTPISSVPERMTVSQVIDFFIKEKEHIALAVDEYGVVAGLVTLEDAVETLLGVEIVDELDSVEDMRKFALDQWQQRKQKLRKS
- a CDS encoding ATP-dependent DNA helicase RecQ (COG0514 Superfamily II DNA helicase) — encoded protein: MLELQKILQQNFPFQTFRGEQEQILTRIWANENLLALMPTGMGKSLCFQFPAKVREGLVIVISPLIALMQDQVDKAQKLGISATCLNSGLSRDERLSRQRRIQEGEYKLLYVTPERFRKAEFLQAIEGRKVQLLAVDEAHCISQWGHDFRPDYSRVGEFRALLGNPPTVALTATATPEVQKDILAKLHIPEALIISGGIERPNLSLNVHDVYGLDEKVRAIAGLRHGTDGSAIVYCSLIQTLKKISYQLHRLGIGHYVYHGDLSPQDRKRNQRRFIEDENSLMLATPAFGLGIDKANVRLLIHAETPNALESYFQEVGRAGRDGVDSSCHLLYDEDDVSIQMEFLKWSHPEPAFITSVYHLINDNRLRVDQEGFDFLREQLNFRNRRDFRAEAAVNILERWGCLEKSEDPFPFRCVHEPTDEQFQLENGAEVLKAQNLKLLQMVQWATQDSECRMNMIYKYFGHQQEEPCGKCDVCKNS